The following coding sequences lie in one Mucilaginibacter sp. KACC 22773 genomic window:
- a CDS encoding FKBP-type peptidyl-prolyl cis-trans isomerase codes for MRKITFTLLFLLSVGLLSCRKTSDDPNITQYDATNIQNYIKANGLTGMVRDTSNGDTSGIYYQILSQGATTTPIAYSDTVKFVFTLKSFDGKYNSLDSLTNNHFDGFAGHISQSGYPKGLQLAIHNIIKYKGTRARILIPSRLAYGVNGYGSGSSSNVNTRIAGNQCLDYYVNVVSDQNLYDDQIIKNYIATNSLTGFAKSAGGYYYKVTIPGTGTDPIDQYSTFTATYSGKFLTGTEFDANTTGASLSIDSVVPGVAQGLQGLTTGAAVTLLLPSRYGYGRAGTTGIAGNTSLRFDFTIVTITN; via the coding sequence ATGAGAAAAATTACTTTTACGCTTTTATTCCTTCTTTCTGTAGGGTTATTATCTTGCCGCAAAACCAGCGACGATCCGAATATCACGCAATACGACGCCACCAATATCCAAAACTACATTAAAGCCAATGGCCTTACCGGAATGGTTCGAGATACGTCAAATGGCGACACCAGCGGCATCTACTACCAGATCTTATCGCAGGGCGCAACTACCACGCCCATTGCCTACTCCGATACCGTAAAGTTTGTATTTACCTTAAAATCGTTTGACGGCAAGTACAACTCACTCGATTCGCTTACCAATAACCACTTTGATGGCTTTGCAGGACACATCAGCCAAAGCGGCTATCCTAAGGGGTTGCAATTGGCTATACATAATATTATCAAATATAAAGGTACAAGGGCACGCATATTGATTCCATCGCGCCTGGCTTATGGTGTAAATGGTTACGGATCGGGCAGCTCAAGCAATGTAAACACCCGTATTGCAGGCAATCAATGCCTTGATTACTATGTAAATGTAGTATCCGATCAAAATCTATATGACGATCAGATCATCAAAAACTATATTGCCACCAATAGTTTAACTGGTTTTGCCAAATCTGCTGGCGGTTATTATTACAAAGTAACTATACCGGGCACAGGCACAGATCCTATTGATCAATACTCTACTTTTACAGCAACGTATAGTGGTAAATTTTTAACGGGCACTGAATTTGATGCCAATACTACCGGAGCGTCTCTTTCCATTGATAGTGTAGTGCCAGGTGTAGCACAAGGCCTGCAAGGACTTACAACTGGTGCAGCAGTTACATTACTGTTGCCTTCAAGGTACGGTTACGGCAGGGCTGGTACCACAGGTATTGCAGGGAACACCAGCCTGCGGTTTGATTTTACAATAGTTACTATTACAAATTAA
- a CDS encoding cryptochrome/photolyase family protein: MDNNTPVTIFWFRRDLRLNDNAGLYRALKSDNPVLPVFIFDQEILDNLEDKNDARVTFIYNTIENLRSQLHKHGSSLLVVYDKATNAWDKIIKEYPVAAVYTNHDYEPYATKRDDAVREKLKQHGIAFHTFKDQVIFEKDEVIKDDGKPYTVYTPYQRKWYATLKPFYLKSYPTEKYLGNLVEIHHLPLPSLNEMGFVQSEAHFPDQEYKEVIGDYAERRDFPAIKGTSHIGLHLRFGTASIRELAKTAHGYQNKTWLNELIWREFYMMILHHFPHTMDHAFRSEYDRIKWVNDEGQFKAWCEGQTGYPIIDAGMRELNATGFMHNRVRMIAASFLTKDLLIDWRWGEHYFARKLLDYEMASNVGGWQWAAGSGTDAAPYFRIFNPESQTKKFDPELKYIKKWVPEYADFSKYPKPIIDHTFARDRCLKVFKAALAK; encoded by the coding sequence ATGGATAATAATACACCCGTTACCATATTCTGGTTTCGGCGCGATTTGCGTTTAAATGATAATGCCGGTTTGTACCGGGCGCTAAAAAGTGACAACCCGGTTTTGCCCGTATTTATTTTTGATCAGGAGATACTGGACAACCTGGAAGATAAGAACGATGCAAGGGTAACTTTCATTTACAATACCATCGAAAACCTACGCAGCCAATTGCACAAACACGGCAGCAGTTTGCTGGTGGTGTATGATAAAGCAACAAATGCCTGGGACAAGATCATCAAAGAATACCCCGTTGCCGCAGTATATACCAACCATGATTATGAACCCTACGCGACGAAACGCGATGACGCTGTAAGGGAAAAACTAAAACAGCACGGAATCGCCTTCCATACTTTTAAAGACCAGGTAATTTTCGAAAAGGACGAGGTTATCAAGGATGACGGTAAGCCTTACACCGTTTACACGCCTTATCAGCGCAAATGGTACGCAACACTTAAGCCATTTTATTTAAAAAGCTACCCTACCGAAAAATACCTCGGCAACCTGGTGGAAATTCATCACCTGCCGCTGCCGTCATTAAATGAAATGGGTTTTGTGCAAAGTGAAGCCCACTTTCCCGATCAGGAATATAAAGAGGTAATTGGCGACTATGCAGAAAGGCGGGATTTTCCTGCCATCAAAGGTACCTCGCATATTGGCTTACACCTCCGTTTTGGCACAGCAAGTATCCGCGAGCTGGCTAAAACAGCGCATGGCTATCAAAATAAAACGTGGCTGAATGAATTGATATGGCGGGAATTTTATATGATGATACTGCACCATTTTCCGCATACGATGGATCATGCTTTCAGATCCGAATATGACCGGATAAAATGGGTAAATGATGAAGGCCAGTTTAAAGCCTGGTGCGAGGGGCAAACCGGCTACCCGATTATTGACGCAGGCATGCGGGAGTTAAATGCAACCGGCTTTATGCACAACCGGGTACGCATGATAGCAGCCAGCTTTTTAACTAAAGACCTGTTGATTGACTGGCGCTGGGGCGAACATTACTTTGCCCGTAAGCTGTTAGATTATGAAATGGCCAGCAACGTTGGCGGCTGGCAATGGGCTGCAGGATCGGGCACGGATGCTGCGCCTTACTTCAGAATTTTTAATCCCGAATCGCAAACCAAAAAGTTTGACCCTGAACTGAAGTACATAAAAAAATGGGTTCCGGAATATGCCGATTTCAGCAAGTATCCTAAACCCATTATCGATCACACATTTGCGCGTGATCGCTGTTTAAAAGTATTTAAAGCCGCCTTGGCTAAGTAA
- a CDS encoding TIGR01777 family oxidoreductase: MTNILITGGSGGLGKRLSKHLLGKGYHVSVLSRTPGGDNTIKTFLWDVNKGTLDEHCIDGVDTIIHLAGAGIADKRWTDERKKEIVESRTKSIALIYNLMKNRANKVTTIISASGIGYYSDRGDELLTESSAATRDFISQCCVEWEAAVDEGEKLGLRILKFRTGVVLDKDAGALPMLALPVKLYVGSPIGSGKQWVPWIHWQDVIDMYLFGIENKGLKGVYNMVAPNPITNAQMVQAVARQLRKPLWAPRVPAFLLKLLLGEMSSLVLGSTKVSARKITDAGFSFKYPEVADALKEIYG, encoded by the coding sequence ATGACTAACATATTAATAACAGGCGGATCGGGAGGCTTAGGTAAACGGTTAAGTAAGCATTTGCTGGGCAAAGGCTACCATGTAAGCGTGTTGAGCCGGACACCGGGTGGCGACAACACTATTAAAACCTTTTTGTGGGATGTAAATAAAGGTACCCTTGATGAACATTGCATTGATGGAGTAGATACTATTATTCACCTGGCAGGTGCCGGTATTGCCGATAAACGCTGGACGGATGAACGTAAAAAAGAGATAGTTGAAAGCCGTACCAAATCAATAGCGCTTATTTATAACCTGATGAAAAATCGGGCCAATAAGGTTACAACGATAATATCCGCATCGGGTATTGGCTATTATAGCGATAGGGGCGATGAACTGCTGACAGAATCCAGCGCAGCTACCCGTGACTTTATATCCCAATGTTGTGTTGAATGGGAAGCCGCTGTTGATGAAGGCGAAAAGCTGGGGCTGCGGATACTGAAATTCCGTACCGGTGTGGTTTTGGATAAAGATGCAGGGGCATTACCAATGTTGGCCCTACCAGTTAAATTATACGTTGGCTCGCCCATAGGCAGTGGTAAGCAATGGGTCCCCTGGATTCATTGGCAGGATGTAATTGATATGTACCTTTTCGGCATCGAAAATAAGGGACTGAAAGGCGTGTACAATATGGTGGCGCCAAACCCGATTACCAATGCGCAAATGGTACAAGCCGTGGCCCGCCAGTTGCGTAAGCCACTGTGGGCTCCCAGGGTTCCGGCTTTTTTATTGAAATTATTGTTGGGCGAAATGAGTTCGCTGGTTTTGGGAAGTACTAAAGTATCGGCACGAAAAATTACGGATGCGGGCTTTAGTTTTAAATACCCCGAAGTAGCCGATGCGTTAAAGGAGATTTATGGATAA
- a CDS encoding SDR family oxidoreductase, whose amino-acid sequence MKVLLAGANGYIGTRLIPVLLEKGHDVICLVRDKRRFHEHSDFSKRVTLINGDLLKEADIEAFPEDIDAAYYLVHSMAQAQDFAALEVLSAYNFIKALDKTNCRQTIFLSGITNDENLSRHLESRRHVEDVLNEGKAALTVLRAAIIIGSGSASFEIIRDLTEKLPVMTVPRWVNTRCQPIAIRDVLGYLEAVMLNPKTFNKTFDIGGPDILSFKDMMLVYAKVRKLKRHIFIVPFLSPKISSYWLYFVTSTSYTLAQSLVNSMKNETIMKDHAIDDVVPRKCLTYEEALNLAFVKIEQNSIVSSWKDALNMGYLNNSFMDQIKVPQNGTLEYKVKVPFERDSQDVFVNFMSVGGNRGWYYWDWIWNLRGFLDKLFGGVGSRRGRTSSINIAPGDVIDFWRVLLADKENKRLLLYAEMKLPGEAWLEFKIIERNGSKNLSQVATFRPSGLWGRLYWYAMWPFHLFIFNGMAKEIVHYGEVD is encoded by the coding sequence ATGAAAGTTTTACTTGCTGGTGCCAATGGTTACATAGGAACAAGGCTTATCCCGGTTTTGCTGGAGAAAGGTCACGATGTAATTTGCCTGGTGCGCGATAAGCGCCGCTTTCATGAACATAGTGATTTCAGTAAAAGGGTTACCCTGATTAATGGCGATTTGCTTAAGGAGGCGGATATTGAAGCTTTTCCGGAAGATATTGATGCCGCTTATTACCTGGTTCATTCCATGGCCCAGGCGCAGGATTTTGCTGCCCTGGAAGTGCTATCGGCATATAATTTTATAAAGGCCCTTGATAAAACCAATTGCAGGCAAACCATATTTTTAAGTGGTATTACCAACGATGAAAACCTGAGTAGGCATCTTGAATCGCGCAGACATGTAGAGGATGTATTGAATGAGGGCAAGGCTGCGCTTACGGTATTAAGGGCCGCTATCATCATCGGCTCGGGCAGTGCGTCGTTCGAGATCATCCGTGACCTTACCGAGAAGCTGCCTGTCATGACTGTTCCGCGCTGGGTAAATACCCGTTGCCAACCCATTGCTATTCGCGATGTGTTAGGCTACCTGGAAGCCGTAATGCTTAACCCCAAAACATTTAACAAAACATTTGATATTGGCGGCCCGGATATTTTATCTTTTAAAGATATGATGCTGGTGTATGCCAAGGTGCGTAAGCTTAAACGGCACATATTTATTGTGCCGTTCCTGTCGCCAAAAATATCGTCATACTGGCTTTACTTTGTAACCTCTACCAGCTATACCCTTGCCCAAAGCCTGGTAAATAGTATGAAGAACGAAACCATCATGAAGGACCATGCCATTGACGATGTTGTACCACGCAAATGCCTTACGTATGAAGAAGCGTTAAACCTGGCCTTTGTTAAAATAGAACAAAACTCGATAGTATCCAGCTGGAAGGATGCCCTGAATATGGGCTACCTTAACAACAGCTTCATGGACCAGATAAAGGTGCCCCAAAACGGCACGCTTGAATATAAAGTAAAAGTGCCCTTTGAGCGTGATAGCCAGGACGTGTTTGTTAATTTTATGTCGGTAGGGGGCAACCGGGGCTGGTATTATTGGGACTGGATTTGGAACCTGCGCGGTTTTCTTGATAAATTATTCGGCGGGGTAGGCTCGCGCCGGGGCCGTACCAGCAGCATTAACATAGCGCCGGGCGATGTGATAGATTTTTGGAGAGTATTATTAGCCGATAAAGAAAATAAACGCCTTTTACTATATGCCGAAATGAAGCTGCCGGGCGAGGCATGGCTTGAATTTAAAATAATAGAACGTAATGGCTCTAAAAATTTGAGCCAGGTAGCTACCTTTAGACCCAGCGGCCTTTGGGGCAGGTTATACTGGTATGCCATGTGGCCATTCCACCTGTTTATTTTCAACGGCATGGCCAAAGAGATTGTACACTATGGGGAGGTTGATTAG
- a CDS encoding outer membrane protein assembly factor BamD — protein MFKKQLTLFACVLALLIITLGSCKSKYEKLKASNDYAKKYQEAIKYYNKQEYEKALGLFDVLVERYRGRSAAEDLFYYYAFTNYKLKDYTSARFHFKTFADTYPSSPRAEECRFFSAYCYYLDSPTYSLDQENTLKAIETLQLFINLYPKSDRVTEASKLIQNLRDKLEQKAYENAKLYLTISDYQSAVIAFNNVLRDYPDTKYGEEIEFLIIKAQYQYASHSFEARQEERFEQAVTYADQFTDKFPKSKYNHEVAGLKKDSQIGIVDAKRVMAEALADDKLAKKLAKKDTIKTQPPSEKNQNQRIP, from the coding sequence ATGTTTAAAAAACAACTAACGTTATTCGCCTGTGTTTTAGCCCTGTTGATTATTACATTGGGAAGTTGTAAAAGCAAATACGAAAAGTTAAAAGCAAGTAACGATTACGCCAAAAAATACCAGGAGGCTATTAAATACTATAATAAACAGGAGTACGAAAAAGCGCTTGGTTTATTTGATGTGCTGGTTGAACGCTATCGTGGCCGCAGCGCTGCCGAAGACCTGTTTTATTACTATGCCTTCACCAACTATAAGCTAAAGGATTATACATCTGCAAGGTTTCATTTTAAAACATTTGCTGACACTTATCCATCGAGCCCAAGGGCCGAGGAATGCCGTTTCTTTTCGGCTTATTGCTACTACCTCGATTCGCCTACTTACTCACTTGACCAGGAAAACACGTTAAAGGCTATTGAAACGTTACAATTGTTTATTAACCTTTACCCTAAAAGCGACCGTGTAACAGAGGCCAGCAAGCTGATACAAAACCTGCGCGATAAGCTGGAGCAAAAGGCTTATGAAAACGCCAAATTATATTTAACCATCAGCGATTATCAATCGGCGGTTATTGCCTTTAATAATGTGCTGCGCGATTACCCGGATACCAAATATGGTGAAGAGATTGAGTTCCTGATCATAAAGGCACAATATCAATACGCCAGCCATAGTTTTGAAGCCAGGCAGGAAGAACGTTTTGAACAGGCTGTAACTTATGCCGATCAGTTTACCGACAAGTTTCCTAAAAGTAAATATAACCACGAAGTTGCCGGGCTAAAAAAAGATAGCCAAATAGGTATAGTGGATGCCAAACGCGTAATGGCCGAAGCATTGGCAGATGATAAACTGGCAAAAAAGCTGGCAAAAAAAGATACCATCAAAACGCAGCCACCATCAGAAAAGAATCAGAACCAGAGGATACCATAA
- a CDS encoding DNA-directed RNA polymerase subunit omega codes for MTANNTNKPAVASSTVTRDLRELDVKTDNIYESLVIMSKRANQISNNIKEELHQKLSEFASSNDNLEEVFENREQIEISKYYEKLPKPSLVAVQEFLDDKIYYRNPAKEA; via the coding sequence ATGACAGCTAACAACACCAACAAACCAGCAGTAGCAAGCAGCACTGTAACCCGCGATTTACGCGAGCTGGACGTTAAAACGGATAATATATATGAGTCGCTTGTGATCATGTCTAAAAGGGCGAACCAGATATCAAATAATATTAAAGAAGAGTTACACCAAAAACTTTCTGAGTTTGCATCATCGAACGATAACCTGGAAGAAGTTTTTGAAAACCGCGAACAAATCGAAATCTCTAAATACTATGAAAAACTGCCAAAACCATCATTGGTTGCCGTTCAGGAGTTTTTAGACGATAAGATTTACTACCGTAACCCGGCTAAAGAAGCGTAA